The following coding sequences are from one Musa acuminata AAA Group cultivar baxijiao chromosome BXJ2-4, Cavendish_Baxijiao_AAA, whole genome shotgun sequence window:
- the LOC103978331 gene encoding helicase-like transcription factor CHR28 isoform X4 translates to MNIMQMVCHRSCTARRATGKESLLEEKSLCPYSSMDLDSTFLNMINSKSNTTETTNIMYNACGGGSLLYGESPTNGSINGLGNTRLPHLSHQNEVIVQRKYEKYGRHPIQSSSRSSAVELDTGLESVGSLLQDFPVVDSDEPLPDTCAEQCHLDDFSLKSESSIDSSPLPSSRNSTSDDAHVFVIDESEEWVPDSLTNPHNNWQKTLTKIERDQVHESHYKQHNGPNQSNDDAPKRNFMTSCISVDDDADIFILDDISNSARPLLPPVNVKSHPMLEHSGFVETCQPRYIGMKLKANDERSTFRLALQDLSQPKSEASPPEGVLAVPLLRHQRIALSWMVHKETVGPHCSGGILADDQGLGKTISTIALILKERSPPPKSSSSMGKQDRLEALNLDDDDDDGNDNASEIDGPKQPRISSLSEVTGSKRKENSVVTVMSRPAAGTLVVCPTSVLRQWAEELKTRVTSRANLSFLVYHGSNRTKDPHELTQYDVVLTTYAIVSMEVPKQPLGGKDDEEKGKPESLMGHMSDKKRKGSPNSMKKCTQSALLESAARPLARVGWFRVILDEAQSIKNYRTQVARACWGLRAKRRWCLSGTPIQNAVDDLYSYFRFLRYDPFATYKTFCSMIKIPISRNPTNGYKKLQAVLKTVMLRRTKGSMIDGKPIITLPTKTITLKKVEFSEEERTFYTNLEAESREQFKVYANEGTVKQNYVNILLMLLRLRQACDHRLLVNGYDSNSVRRSSIEMVRKLPNEEQKYLLSCLEACLAICTICNDPPEDAVVTICGHVFCNQCISEHLNGDDNICPSADCKVRLGVASVFSRNTLVSSICELPVEECCSSGCGSAMVHAAETSGNRLSSYSSKVKAAVEILQSLPKSQCSLPNCNLEKLIEETDVSLQNQICSVDTDDRKSSNQNCHTSEKAIVFSQWTRMLDLLEVPLKDSCIQYRRLDGTMSVAARERAIKDFNMLPEVTVMIMSLKAASLGLNLVVACHVLLLDLWWNPTTEDQAIDRAHRIGQTRPVTVSRLTVKDTVEDRILALQEKKREMVASAFGEDESGAGQTRLTLEDLNYLFRV, encoded by the exons ATGAATATTATGCAGATGGTATGTCATCGTTCATGCACTGCAAG AAGAGCCACTGGGAAAGAATCTCTGTTGGAGGAAAAAAGTCTCTGTCCTTATTCGTCTATGGATCTTGATTCAACTTTCCTAAATATGATTAATTCTAAGTCAAATACTACTGAAACAACCAATATCATGTACAATGCTTGTGGCGGTGGCTCTTTGTTATATGGAGAGTCTCCTACCAATGGTTCCATAAATGGCTTAGGGAACACACGGTTGCCTCATTTGTCACATCAAAATGAAGTAATAGTTCAGAGGAAGTATGAAAAATATGGCCGACATCCAATCCAAAGTTCATCTAGAAGCAGTGCAGTGGAGTTGGACACAGGATTGGAATCAGTTGGGTCCTTGTTGCAAGACTTCCCAGTGGTGGACAGTGATGAACCACTGCCAGACACTTGTGCTGAGCAGTGCCATCTAGATGATTTTAGTCTCAAGAGTGAATCTAGTATAGATTCTTCTCCGCTACCATCTAGTAGAAATTCTACCTCTGATGATGCCCATGTATTTGTTATTGATGAATCAGAAGAATGGGTCCCTGATTCTTTGACAAATCCACACAACAATTGGCAAAAAACACTAACAAAGATTGAAAGAGATCAGGTGCATGAATCTCATTATAAACAACACAATGGTCCCAATCAAAGTAATGATGATGCTCCGAAAAGGAATTTCATGACAAGCTGCATAAGTGTGGATGATGATGCTGACATATTTATTCTTGATGATATCAGCAATTCTGCCCGCCCATTACTACCACCAGTGAATGTAAAAAGTCATCCTATGTTAGAGCACTCTGGATTTGTTGAGACATGTCAGCCTAGATATATAGGGATGAAGCTCAAGGCAAATGATGAGAGATCGACTTTTCGGCTGGCGTTGCAG GATCTTTCTCAGCCAAAATCTGAGGCTAGCCCTCCTGAGGGAGTGTTGGCAGTTCCTTTATTGAGACACCAG CGAATAGCTTTATCTTGGATGGTACACAAGGAAACTGTTGGTCCACACTGCTCTGGTGGGATACTTGCAGATGATCAG GGACTAGGTAAAACAATATCTACAATAGCACTAATCTTGAAGGAGAGATCACCACCACCTAAATCATCTTCTTCTATGGGTAAACAAGATAGACTTGAGGCTTTGAatctggatgatgatgatgatgatggtaatgACAATGCCTCTGAGATTGACGGACCAAAGCAGCCCCGGATATCAAGTCTTTCAGAGGTCACTGGATCCAAGAGAAAGGAGAACTCTGTGGTTACTGTAATGAGTAGGCCTGCAGCTGGAACTTTGGTTGTTTGTCCTACAAGTGTTCTTCGACAATGGGCTGAGGAACTAAAAACTAGAGTCACCAGCAGGGCTAACCTGTCCTTTTTAGTATATCATGGAAGTAATAGAACGAAGGATCCCCATGAACTCACACAATATGATGTTGTACTAACAACATATGCAATTGTAAGCATGGAAGTCCCCAAGCAGCCACTTGGTGGTAAAGATGATGAGGAGAAAGGAAAACCTGAGAGTCTGATGGGCCACATGTCTGATAAAAAAAGGAAGGGTTCTCCAAACTCCATGAAAAAATGTACCCAGAGTGCATTGCTCGAGTCTGCTGCTCGACCTCTTGCAAGAGTTGGGTGGTTCAGGGTAATTTTGGATGAAGCTCAAAGCATTAAGAATTACAGGACTCAAGTTGCAAGGGCATGTTGGGGTCTGCGGGCTAAGAGAAGGTGGTGCTTGTCTGGGACCCCCATACAGAATGCAGTTGATGACCTCTATAGCTATTTCCGGTTTCTAAGATATGATCCATTTGCTACTTATAAAACTTTTTGTTCCATGATAAAGATTCCAATAAGCCGGAATCCAACAAATGGCTACAAAAAGCTTCAAGCTGTTCTGAAGACCGTAATGCTACGTCGTACTAAAG GCAGTATGATTGATGGTAAGCCTATTATTACCTTGCCAACGAAGACTATCACTTTGAAGAAGGTGGAATTCTCAGAGGAGGAACGGACTTTCTACACTAATCTAGAAGCTGAATCTCGTGAGCAGTTTAAG GTTTATGCAAATGAGGGAACTGTCAAACAAAACTATGTGAATATTTTGTTAATGCTCTTACGGCTTAGGCAGGCTTGTGATCATCGCCTTTTGGTAAATGGATATGATTCTAATTCTGTCAGGAGGTCTTCCATTGAAATGGTTAGAAAACTTCCTAATGAGGAACAGAAGTATCTGCTGAGTTGTTTGGAAGCATGCTTGGCAATTTGTACAATCTGTaat GATCCACCTGAAGATGCGGTTGTTACTATATGTGGGCACGTTTTCTGCAACCAGTGTATTTCTGAGCATCTTAACGGGGATGACAACATCTGCCCTTCAGCTGACTGCAAAGTTCGATTAGGTGTTGCTTCGGTATTTTCCAGAAACACATTAGTAAGTTCTATATGTGAATTACCTGTTGAGGAATGTTGTTCTAGTGGTTGTGGCTCTGCAATGGTACATGCAGCTGAAACCAGTGGAAATAGGTTATCTTCTTATTCTTCTAAAGTAAAAGCAGCTGTTGAGATTTTGCAATCACTGCCTAAATCTCAATGTTCTCTTCCGAACTGCAACCTTGAGAAACTTATTGAAGAAACTGATGTCTCCTTGCAAAATCAGATATGTTCTGTTGACACAGATGACAGAAAGAGTTCCAATCAAAATTGTCATACATCTGAAAAGGCCATTGTCTTCTCTCAGTGGACAAGAATGTTGGATTTATTGGAAGTTCCATTAAAAGATTCATGTATACAGTACAGGAGACTTGATGGGACAATGTCAGTTGCTGCTAGGGAGAGAGCAATCAAAGACTTCAACATGCTTCCGGAG GTTACTGTAATGATTATGTCTCTGAAAGCCGCAAGTCTTGGTCTGAATTTGGTGGTAGCCTGTCATGTTCTTCTTCTAGACTTATGGTGGAATCCTACTACTGAGGACCAGGCAATTGATAGAGCACACAGAATTGGCCAGACTCGTCCTGTGACTGTTTCACGCTTGACAGTGAAGGACACAGTGGAAGACCGCATCTTGGCTCTCCAG GAAAAGAAAAGGGAGATGGTTGCTTCCGCATTTGGAGAAGATGAATCTGGTGCTGGCCAAACTCGCTTGACATTGGAGGACCTAAATTATCTGTTCAGGGTCTAG
- the LOC103978331 gene encoding helicase-like transcription factor CHR28 isoform X2, which produces MADAPGNSFDTFDADNAFLLDDNLSISVDGLYAILDEQPVLPPDDQSQVTLECLDKSKLAGGPANPDNAFQPHAGLLEPSARREFNERLGYQWGPSNVMGVSGCKKEMNLGISFGSEGSFDCHFFPMSGDTMNLVGSSYDSLTGSNFDNQQLQCLQNCSFDDAEETDLNFSKYADFGHDLYLDNDQKDIDQMRAENSLQNRVIKHEYYADDSSLNMINEKSGLTDGKRFDDRRATGKESLLEEKSLCPYSSMDLDSTFLNMINSKSNTTETTNIMYNACGGGSLLYGESPTNGSINGLGNTRLPHLSHQNEVIVQRKYEKYGRHPIQSSSRSSAVELDTGLESVGSLLQDFPVVDSDEPLPDTCAEQCHLDDFSLKSESSIDSSPLPSSRNSTSDDAHVFVIDESEEWVPDSLTNPHNNWQKTLTKIERDQVHESHYKQHNGPNQSNDDAPKRNFMTSCISVDDDADIFILDDISNSARPLLPPVNVKSHPMLEHSGFVETCQPRYIGMKLKANDERSTFRLALQDLSQPKSEASPPEGVLAVPLLRHQRIALSWMVHKETVGPHCSGGILADDQGLGKTISTIALILKERSPPPKSSSSMGKQDRLEALNLDDDDDDGNDNASEIDGPKQPRISSLSEVTGSKRKENSVVTVMSRPAAGTLVVCPTSVLRQWAEELKTRVTSRANLSFLVYHGSNRTKDPHELTQYDVVLTTYAIVSMEVPKQPLGGKDDEEKGKPESLMGHMSDKKRKGSPNSMKKCTQSALLESAARPLARVGWFRVILDEAQSIKNYRTQVARACWGLRAKRRWCLSGTPIQNAVDDLYSYFRFLRYDPFATYKTFCSMIKIPISRNPTNGYKKLQAVLKTVMLRRTKGSMIDGKPIITLPTKTITLKKVEFSEEERTFYTNLEAESREQFKVYANEGTVKQNYVNILLMLLRLRQACDHRLLVNGYDSNSVRRSSIEMVRKLPNEEQKYLLSCLEACLAICTICNDPPEDAVVTICGHVFCNQCISEHLNGDDNICPSADCKVRLGVASVFSRNTLVSSICELPVEECCSSGCGSAMVHAAETSGNRLSSYSSKVKAAVEILQSLPKSQCSLPNCNLEKLIEETDVSLQNQICSVDTDDRKSSNQNCHTSEKAIVFSQWTRMLDLLEVPLKDSCIQYRRLDGTMSVAARERAIKDFNMLPEVTVMIMSLKAASLGLNLVVACHVLLLDLWWNPTTEDQAIDRAHRIGQTRPVTVSRLTVKDTVEDRILALQEKKREMVASAFGEDESGAGQTRLTLEDLNYLFRV; this is translated from the exons ATGGCCGATGCGCCGGGGAATTCGTTCGACACTTTTGACGCCGACAACGCCTTCCTCTTAGATGACAACCTCTCCATCAGCGTCGACGGCCTCTATGCCATCCTCGATGAGCAGCCCGTTCTCCCGCCCGACGACCAGTCCCAG GTTACTTTAGAATGTTTAGACAAAAGCAAGCTAGCTGGTGGCCCAGCAAATCCTGATAATGCCTTTCAGCCTCATGCTG GTCTGTTAGAACCTTCAGCTCGTAGGGAGTTCAATGAAAGACTTGGTTATCAATGGGGTCCATCAAATGTTATGGGTGTATCAGGTTGTAAAAAAGAAATGAATTTAGGAATTTCTTTTGGATCTGAAGGAAGCTTTGACTGTCACTTTTTTCCAATGAGTGGTGATACAATGAATTTGGTTGGAAGCTCCTATGACAGTTTGACGGGTAGCAACTTCGACAATCAACAACTTCAGTGCTTACAAAATTGTAGCTTCGATGATGCTGAAGAAACAGACCTTAATTTCTCCAAATATGCTGACTTTGGGCATGATTTGTACTTGGACAATGACCAAAAGGACATTGATCAGATGAGAGCTGAGAATTCATTGCAGAACAGGGTCATAAAGCATGAATATTATGCAGATG ATTCATCGCTTAATATGATAAATGAAAAGTCTGGTTTAACTGATGGTAAGCGCTTTGATGACAGAAGAGCCACTGGGAAAGAATCTCTGTTGGAGGAAAAAAGTCTCTGTCCTTATTCGTCTATGGATCTTGATTCAACTTTCCTAAATATGATTAATTCTAAGTCAAATACTACTGAAACAACCAATATCATGTACAATGCTTGTGGCGGTGGCTCTTTGTTATATGGAGAGTCTCCTACCAATGGTTCCATAAATGGCTTAGGGAACACACGGTTGCCTCATTTGTCACATCAAAATGAAGTAATAGTTCAGAGGAAGTATGAAAAATATGGCCGACATCCAATCCAAAGTTCATCTAGAAGCAGTGCAGTGGAGTTGGACACAGGATTGGAATCAGTTGGGTCCTTGTTGCAAGACTTCCCAGTGGTGGACAGTGATGAACCACTGCCAGACACTTGTGCTGAGCAGTGCCATCTAGATGATTTTAGTCTCAAGAGTGAATCTAGTATAGATTCTTCTCCGCTACCATCTAGTAGAAATTCTACCTCTGATGATGCCCATGTATTTGTTATTGATGAATCAGAAGAATGGGTCCCTGATTCTTTGACAAATCCACACAACAATTGGCAAAAAACACTAACAAAGATTGAAAGAGATCAGGTGCATGAATCTCATTATAAACAACACAATGGTCCCAATCAAAGTAATGATGATGCTCCGAAAAGGAATTTCATGACAAGCTGCATAAGTGTGGATGATGATGCTGACATATTTATTCTTGATGATATCAGCAATTCTGCCCGCCCATTACTACCACCAGTGAATGTAAAAAGTCATCCTATGTTAGAGCACTCTGGATTTGTTGAGACATGTCAGCCTAGATATATAGGGATGAAGCTCAAGGCAAATGATGAGAGATCGACTTTTCGGCTGGCGTTGCAG GATCTTTCTCAGCCAAAATCTGAGGCTAGCCCTCCTGAGGGAGTGTTGGCAGTTCCTTTATTGAGACACCAG CGAATAGCTTTATCTTGGATGGTACACAAGGAAACTGTTGGTCCACACTGCTCTGGTGGGATACTTGCAGATGATCAG GGACTAGGTAAAACAATATCTACAATAGCACTAATCTTGAAGGAGAGATCACCACCACCTAAATCATCTTCTTCTATGGGTAAACAAGATAGACTTGAGGCTTTGAatctggatgatgatgatgatgatggtaatgACAATGCCTCTGAGATTGACGGACCAAAGCAGCCCCGGATATCAAGTCTTTCAGAGGTCACTGGATCCAAGAGAAAGGAGAACTCTGTGGTTACTGTAATGAGTAGGCCTGCAGCTGGAACTTTGGTTGTTTGTCCTACAAGTGTTCTTCGACAATGGGCTGAGGAACTAAAAACTAGAGTCACCAGCAGGGCTAACCTGTCCTTTTTAGTATATCATGGAAGTAATAGAACGAAGGATCCCCATGAACTCACACAATATGATGTTGTACTAACAACATATGCAATTGTAAGCATGGAAGTCCCCAAGCAGCCACTTGGTGGTAAAGATGATGAGGAGAAAGGAAAACCTGAGAGTCTGATGGGCCACATGTCTGATAAAAAAAGGAAGGGTTCTCCAAACTCCATGAAAAAATGTACCCAGAGTGCATTGCTCGAGTCTGCTGCTCGACCTCTTGCAAGAGTTGGGTGGTTCAGGGTAATTTTGGATGAAGCTCAAAGCATTAAGAATTACAGGACTCAAGTTGCAAGGGCATGTTGGGGTCTGCGGGCTAAGAGAAGGTGGTGCTTGTCTGGGACCCCCATACAGAATGCAGTTGATGACCTCTATAGCTATTTCCGGTTTCTAAGATATGATCCATTTGCTACTTATAAAACTTTTTGTTCCATGATAAAGATTCCAATAAGCCGGAATCCAACAAATGGCTACAAAAAGCTTCAAGCTGTTCTGAAGACCGTAATGCTACGTCGTACTAAAG GCAGTATGATTGATGGTAAGCCTATTATTACCTTGCCAACGAAGACTATCACTTTGAAGAAGGTGGAATTCTCAGAGGAGGAACGGACTTTCTACACTAATCTAGAAGCTGAATCTCGTGAGCAGTTTAAG GTTTATGCAAATGAGGGAACTGTCAAACAAAACTATGTGAATATTTTGTTAATGCTCTTACGGCTTAGGCAGGCTTGTGATCATCGCCTTTTGGTAAATGGATATGATTCTAATTCTGTCAGGAGGTCTTCCATTGAAATGGTTAGAAAACTTCCTAATGAGGAACAGAAGTATCTGCTGAGTTGTTTGGAAGCATGCTTGGCAATTTGTACAATCTGTaat GATCCACCTGAAGATGCGGTTGTTACTATATGTGGGCACGTTTTCTGCAACCAGTGTATTTCTGAGCATCTTAACGGGGATGACAACATCTGCCCTTCAGCTGACTGCAAAGTTCGATTAGGTGTTGCTTCGGTATTTTCCAGAAACACATTAGTAAGTTCTATATGTGAATTACCTGTTGAGGAATGTTGTTCTAGTGGTTGTGGCTCTGCAATGGTACATGCAGCTGAAACCAGTGGAAATAGGTTATCTTCTTATTCTTCTAAAGTAAAAGCAGCTGTTGAGATTTTGCAATCACTGCCTAAATCTCAATGTTCTCTTCCGAACTGCAACCTTGAGAAACTTATTGAAGAAACTGATGTCTCCTTGCAAAATCAGATATGTTCTGTTGACACAGATGACAGAAAGAGTTCCAATCAAAATTGTCATACATCTGAAAAGGCCATTGTCTTCTCTCAGTGGACAAGAATGTTGGATTTATTGGAAGTTCCATTAAAAGATTCATGTATACAGTACAGGAGACTTGATGGGACAATGTCAGTTGCTGCTAGGGAGAGAGCAATCAAAGACTTCAACATGCTTCCGGAG GTTACTGTAATGATTATGTCTCTGAAAGCCGCAAGTCTTGGTCTGAATTTGGTGGTAGCCTGTCATGTTCTTCTTCTAGACTTATGGTGGAATCCTACTACTGAGGACCAGGCAATTGATAGAGCACACAGAATTGGCCAGACTCGTCCTGTGACTGTTTCACGCTTGACAGTGAAGGACACAGTGGAAGACCGCATCTTGGCTCTCCAG GAAAAGAAAAGGGAGATGGTTGCTTCCGCATTTGGAGAAGATGAATCTGGTGCTGGCCAAACTCGCTTGACATTGGAGGACCTAAATTATCTGTTCAGGGTCTAG
- the LOC103978331 gene encoding helicase-like transcription factor CHR28 isoform X1 produces MADAPGNSFDTFDADNAFLLDDNLSISVDGLYAILDEQPVLPPDDQSQVTLECLDKSKLAGGPANPDNAFQPHAGLLEPSARREFNERLGYQWGPSNVMGVSGCKKEMNLGISFGSEGSFDCHFFPMSGDTMNLVGSSYDSLTGSNFDNQQLQCLQNCSFDDAEETDLNFSKYADFGHDLYLDNDQKDIDQMRAENSLQNRVIKHEYYADGMSSFMHCKVEQHSQCNFAHTRNILADNISSFCFADSSLNMINEKSGLTDGKRFDDRRATGKESLLEEKSLCPYSSMDLDSTFLNMINSKSNTTETTNIMYNACGGGSLLYGESPTNGSINGLGNTRLPHLSHQNEVIVQRKYEKYGRHPIQSSSRSSAVELDTGLESVGSLLQDFPVVDSDEPLPDTCAEQCHLDDFSLKSESSIDSSPLPSSRNSTSDDAHVFVIDESEEWVPDSLTNPHNNWQKTLTKIERDQVHESHYKQHNGPNQSNDDAPKRNFMTSCISVDDDADIFILDDISNSARPLLPPVNVKSHPMLEHSGFVETCQPRYIGMKLKANDERSTFRLALQDLSQPKSEASPPEGVLAVPLLRHQRIALSWMVHKETVGPHCSGGILADDQGLGKTISTIALILKERSPPPKSSSSMGKQDRLEALNLDDDDDDGNDNASEIDGPKQPRISSLSEVTGSKRKENSVVTVMSRPAAGTLVVCPTSVLRQWAEELKTRVTSRANLSFLVYHGSNRTKDPHELTQYDVVLTTYAIVSMEVPKQPLGGKDDEEKGKPESLMGHMSDKKRKGSPNSMKKCTQSALLESAARPLARVGWFRVILDEAQSIKNYRTQVARACWGLRAKRRWCLSGTPIQNAVDDLYSYFRFLRYDPFATYKTFCSMIKIPISRNPTNGYKKLQAVLKTVMLRRTKGSMIDGKPIITLPTKTITLKKVEFSEEERTFYTNLEAESREQFKVYANEGTVKQNYVNILLMLLRLRQACDHRLLVNGYDSNSVRRSSIEMVRKLPNEEQKYLLSCLEACLAICTICNDPPEDAVVTICGHVFCNQCISEHLNGDDNICPSADCKVRLGVASVFSRNTLVSSICELPVEECCSSGCGSAMVHAAETSGNRLSSYSSKVKAAVEILQSLPKSQCSLPNCNLEKLIEETDVSLQNQICSVDTDDRKSSNQNCHTSEKAIVFSQWTRMLDLLEVPLKDSCIQYRRLDGTMSVAARERAIKDFNMLPEVTVMIMSLKAASLGLNLVVACHVLLLDLWWNPTTEDQAIDRAHRIGQTRPVTVSRLTVKDTVEDRILALQEKKREMVASAFGEDESGAGQTRLTLEDLNYLFRV; encoded by the exons ATGGCCGATGCGCCGGGGAATTCGTTCGACACTTTTGACGCCGACAACGCCTTCCTCTTAGATGACAACCTCTCCATCAGCGTCGACGGCCTCTATGCCATCCTCGATGAGCAGCCCGTTCTCCCGCCCGACGACCAGTCCCAG GTTACTTTAGAATGTTTAGACAAAAGCAAGCTAGCTGGTGGCCCAGCAAATCCTGATAATGCCTTTCAGCCTCATGCTG GTCTGTTAGAACCTTCAGCTCGTAGGGAGTTCAATGAAAGACTTGGTTATCAATGGGGTCCATCAAATGTTATGGGTGTATCAGGTTGTAAAAAAGAAATGAATTTAGGAATTTCTTTTGGATCTGAAGGAAGCTTTGACTGTCACTTTTTTCCAATGAGTGGTGATACAATGAATTTGGTTGGAAGCTCCTATGACAGTTTGACGGGTAGCAACTTCGACAATCAACAACTTCAGTGCTTACAAAATTGTAGCTTCGATGATGCTGAAGAAACAGACCTTAATTTCTCCAAATATGCTGACTTTGGGCATGATTTGTACTTGGACAATGACCAAAAGGACATTGATCAGATGAGAGCTGAGAATTCATTGCAGAACAGGGTCATAAAGCATGAATATTATGCAGATGGTATGTCATCGTTCATGCACTGCAAGGTGGAACAGCATTCCCAATGTAATTTTGCACACACTAGGAATATTTTGGCTGATAATATTTCTAGTTTTTGTTTTGCAGATTCATCGCTTAATATGATAAATGAAAAGTCTGGTTTAACTGATGGTAAGCGCTTTGATGACAGAAGAGCCACTGGGAAAGAATCTCTGTTGGAGGAAAAAAGTCTCTGTCCTTATTCGTCTATGGATCTTGATTCAACTTTCCTAAATATGATTAATTCTAAGTCAAATACTACTGAAACAACCAATATCATGTACAATGCTTGTGGCGGTGGCTCTTTGTTATATGGAGAGTCTCCTACCAATGGTTCCATAAATGGCTTAGGGAACACACGGTTGCCTCATTTGTCACATCAAAATGAAGTAATAGTTCAGAGGAAGTATGAAAAATATGGCCGACATCCAATCCAAAGTTCATCTAGAAGCAGTGCAGTGGAGTTGGACACAGGATTGGAATCAGTTGGGTCCTTGTTGCAAGACTTCCCAGTGGTGGACAGTGATGAACCACTGCCAGACACTTGTGCTGAGCAGTGCCATCTAGATGATTTTAGTCTCAAGAGTGAATCTAGTATAGATTCTTCTCCGCTACCATCTAGTAGAAATTCTACCTCTGATGATGCCCATGTATTTGTTATTGATGAATCAGAAGAATGGGTCCCTGATTCTTTGACAAATCCACACAACAATTGGCAAAAAACACTAACAAAGATTGAAAGAGATCAGGTGCATGAATCTCATTATAAACAACACAATGGTCCCAATCAAAGTAATGATGATGCTCCGAAAAGGAATTTCATGACAAGCTGCATAAGTGTGGATGATGATGCTGACATATTTATTCTTGATGATATCAGCAATTCTGCCCGCCCATTACTACCACCAGTGAATGTAAAAAGTCATCCTATGTTAGAGCACTCTGGATTTGTTGAGACATGTCAGCCTAGATATATAGGGATGAAGCTCAAGGCAAATGATGAGAGATCGACTTTTCGGCTGGCGTTGCAG GATCTTTCTCAGCCAAAATCTGAGGCTAGCCCTCCTGAGGGAGTGTTGGCAGTTCCTTTATTGAGACACCAG CGAATAGCTTTATCTTGGATGGTACACAAGGAAACTGTTGGTCCACACTGCTCTGGTGGGATACTTGCAGATGATCAG GGACTAGGTAAAACAATATCTACAATAGCACTAATCTTGAAGGAGAGATCACCACCACCTAAATCATCTTCTTCTATGGGTAAACAAGATAGACTTGAGGCTTTGAatctggatgatgatgatgatgatggtaatgACAATGCCTCTGAGATTGACGGACCAAAGCAGCCCCGGATATCAAGTCTTTCAGAGGTCACTGGATCCAAGAGAAAGGAGAACTCTGTGGTTACTGTAATGAGTAGGCCTGCAGCTGGAACTTTGGTTGTTTGTCCTACAAGTGTTCTTCGACAATGGGCTGAGGAACTAAAAACTAGAGTCACCAGCAGGGCTAACCTGTCCTTTTTAGTATATCATGGAAGTAATAGAACGAAGGATCCCCATGAACTCACACAATATGATGTTGTACTAACAACATATGCAATTGTAAGCATGGAAGTCCCCAAGCAGCCACTTGGTGGTAAAGATGATGAGGAGAAAGGAAAACCTGAGAGTCTGATGGGCCACATGTCTGATAAAAAAAGGAAGGGTTCTCCAAACTCCATGAAAAAATGTACCCAGAGTGCATTGCTCGAGTCTGCTGCTCGACCTCTTGCAAGAGTTGGGTGGTTCAGGGTAATTTTGGATGAAGCTCAAAGCATTAAGAATTACAGGACTCAAGTTGCAAGGGCATGTTGGGGTCTGCGGGCTAAGAGAAGGTGGTGCTTGTCTGGGACCCCCATACAGAATGCAGTTGATGACCTCTATAGCTATTTCCGGTTTCTAAGATATGATCCATTTGCTACTTATAAAACTTTTTGTTCCATGATAAAGATTCCAATAAGCCGGAATCCAACAAATGGCTACAAAAAGCTTCAAGCTGTTCTGAAGACCGTAATGCTACGTCGTACTAAAG GCAGTATGATTGATGGTAAGCCTATTATTACCTTGCCAACGAAGACTATCACTTTGAAGAAGGTGGAATTCTCAGAGGAGGAACGGACTTTCTACACTAATCTAGAAGCTGAATCTCGTGAGCAGTTTAAG GTTTATGCAAATGAGGGAACTGTCAAACAAAACTATGTGAATATTTTGTTAATGCTCTTACGGCTTAGGCAGGCTTGTGATCATCGCCTTTTGGTAAATGGATATGATTCTAATTCTGTCAGGAGGTCTTCCATTGAAATGGTTAGAAAACTTCCTAATGAGGAACAGAAGTATCTGCTGAGTTGTTTGGAAGCATGCTTGGCAATTTGTACAATCTGTaat GATCCACCTGAAGATGCGGTTGTTACTATATGTGGGCACGTTTTCTGCAACCAGTGTATTTCTGAGCATCTTAACGGGGATGACAACATCTGCCCTTCAGCTGACTGCAAAGTTCGATTAGGTGTTGCTTCGGTATTTTCCAGAAACACATTAGTAAGTTCTATATGTGAATTACCTGTTGAGGAATGTTGTTCTAGTGGTTGTGGCTCTGCAATGGTACATGCAGCTGAAACCAGTGGAAATAGGTTATCTTCTTATTCTTCTAAAGTAAAAGCAGCTGTTGAGATTTTGCAATCACTGCCTAAATCTCAATGTTCTCTTCCGAACTGCAACCTTGAGAAACTTATTGAAGAAACTGATGTCTCCTTGCAAAATCAGATATGTTCTGTTGACACAGATGACAGAAAGAGTTCCAATCAAAATTGTCATACATCTGAAAAGGCCATTGTCTTCTCTCAGTGGACAAGAATGTTGGATTTATTGGAAGTTCCATTAAAAGATTCATGTATACAGTACAGGAGACTTGATGGGACAATGTCAGTTGCTGCTAGGGAGAGAGCAATCAAAGACTTCAACATGCTTCCGGAG GTTACTGTAATGATTATGTCTCTGAAAGCCGCAAGTCTTGGTCTGAATTTGGTGGTAGCCTGTCATGTTCTTCTTCTAGACTTATGGTGGAATCCTACTACTGAGGACCAGGCAATTGATAGAGCACACAGAATTGGCCAGACTCGTCCTGTGACTGTTTCACGCTTGACAGTGAAGGACACAGTGGAAGACCGCATCTTGGCTCTCCAG GAAAAGAAAAGGGAGATGGTTGCTTCCGCATTTGGAGAAGATGAATCTGGTGCTGGCCAAACTCGCTTGACATTGGAGGACCTAAATTATCTGTTCAGGGTCTAG